A part of Dehalogenimonas sp. W genomic DNA contains:
- the uvrA gene encoding excinuclease ABC subunit UvrA yields the protein MPLDKIVVKGAREHNLKNIDVSIPRDKLVVITGASGSGKSSLAFDTIYAEGQRRYMESLSAYARQFLGRMEKPDVDYIEGLSPSISIDQKGASRNPRSTVGTTTEIYDYLRLLFARAGHPHCPECGREITMQTVEQIVDTVKALPENAKIMVMGPLIKDRKGEHQAIFKELRKSGYARVRIDGGIRELNDDIELDKKKKHRIEVIVDRLVIGHSDTQSRLADSIETALKLGEGTVLVAVIDGPEYMFSEKFACPDCGISLGEIEPRSFSFNSPHGACPDCTGLGVKMEFDPDLVIPNKKLTLAEGAINPYQWQTWYFSQLEDVARRYEFSLNTPVEQLTPEQLEVVLYGEGGEKFKMKNRFGKTREYTAGFEGVIPRLDRLWKDSESEGVRSGIARYMVANPCQTCGGKRLKPEALGVLIDGRHIAEISAMSVVDSLEWVERLAADDTPLSEREVLIARQILKELRSRLGFLKDVGLDYLSVDRGSATLSGGESQRIRLATQIGSGLMGVLYICDEPTVGLHPADDSRLIQTLLRLRDLGNSIIVVEHDEAMMRAADWIVDLGPGSGEHGGHIMVSGPLSEVLECRHSITGQYLSGRKTIPLPAHRRPGIGREMVIRGARQNNLKNIDVHIPLGRLVSITGVSGSGKSTLVNEILFKKMAQAFNGAREKPGDHDGIDGLEYIDKVIAIDQSPIGRTPRSNPATYTGAFTPIRDIFATVPEARVRGYNSGRFSFNVKGGRCEACSGEGFIEIEMQFLPDVTVPCEVCHGQRYSREVLDIRFKGQNIADVLNMTVDHALDFFTNVPSIKNKLKSMHDVGLGYIRLGQPAPTLSGGEAQRIKLATELARRPSGHTLYILDEPTTGLSFDDVAALLKVMQRLVDAGNSVVVIEHQLDIIKNADWIVDLGPGAGHRGGEIVAAGTPEEIAQVKASATGEYLKKVLK from the coding sequence ATGCCTCTGGATAAGATTGTCGTGAAGGGTGCGCGTGAGCACAACCTCAAAAATATAGACGTTTCCATCCCCCGGGACAAGCTGGTGGTCATTACCGGGGCCTCCGGTTCCGGCAAGAGTTCCCTGGCTTTTGACACGATCTACGCCGAAGGTCAGCGGCGCTACATGGAGTCGCTGTCCGCCTACGCCCGGCAGTTTTTGGGCCGGATGGAAAAGCCGGACGTGGACTATATTGAAGGCCTGTCGCCCTCCATTTCCATTGACCAGAAGGGCGCTTCCCGCAATCCGCGTTCCACCGTGGGCACCACCACCGAAATCTATGACTATCTGCGCCTGCTGTTTGCCCGCGCCGGTCATCCCCATTGTCCGGAGTGCGGCCGGGAAATCACCATGCAGACGGTGGAGCAGATTGTGGATACCGTCAAGGCGCTGCCGGAGAACGCCAAAATCATGGTCATGGGGCCGCTGATCAAAGACCGCAAGGGTGAGCACCAGGCCATCTTCAAGGAGCTGCGTAAATCCGGCTACGCCCGGGTGCGTATTGACGGCGGCATCCGGGAACTGAATGACGATATTGAACTGGATAAAAAGAAGAAACACCGCATAGAAGTCATCGTTGACCGGCTGGTTATCGGACATTCCGACACTCAGAGCCGCCTGGCCGACTCTATTGAGACGGCGCTTAAGCTGGGTGAGGGCACGGTGCTGGTGGCGGTCATTGACGGGCCGGAGTACATGTTCTCAGAGAAATTCGCCTGTCCGGATTGCGGCATTTCGCTGGGTGAGATTGAACCGCGCAGCTTCAGCTTCAATTCACCGCACGGCGCCTGCCCGGATTGTACCGGCCTGGGCGTCAAGATGGAGTTTGACCCGGATCTGGTTATCCCCAATAAAAAACTGACGCTGGCTGAAGGCGCCATTAACCCTTACCAGTGGCAGACCTGGTATTTTTCCCAACTGGAAGACGTGGCCCGGCGCTACGAGTTCAGCCTGAACACTCCGGTGGAGCAACTGACCCCGGAACAACTGGAAGTGGTGCTGTACGGCGAAGGCGGCGAAAAATTCAAAATGAAGAACCGCTTCGGCAAGACGCGGGAATACACCGCCGGCTTTGAAGGCGTTATTCCGCGGCTGGACCGTTTGTGGAAAGATTCCGAATCAGAGGGCGTACGCTCCGGCATCGCCCGCTACATGGTGGCCAATCCGTGCCAGACCTGCGGCGGTAAGCGTTTGAAACCCGAGGCGCTCGGCGTGCTGATAGACGGCAGGCATATCGCCGAGATCAGCGCCATGTCGGTGGTGGACAGCCTGGAGTGGGTGGAGCGCCTGGCCGCCGATGATACGCCACTGTCGGAGCGCGAGGTTCTGATTGCCCGGCAGATTTTGAAGGAACTGCGGTCAAGGCTGGGTTTCCTCAAGGACGTGGGGCTGGATTACCTGTCAGTGGACCGGGGTTCGGCCACGCTGTCCGGCGGCGAGTCCCAGCGCATCCGGCTGGCCACTCAGATCGGCAGCGGCTTGATGGGCGTCCTCTACATTTGCGATGAGCCCACTGTCGGGCTGCACCCGGCCGATGATTCCCGGCTGATTCAGACGCTGTTGCGCCTGCGCGACCTGGGCAATTCCATTATTGTGGTGGAACACGACGAGGCCATGATGCGCGCGGCGGACTGGATTGTAGACCTGGGGCCGGGTTCCGGCGAGCACGGCGGCCATATCATGGTGTCCGGCCCATTGTCGGAAGTGCTGGAGTGTCGTCATTCCATTACCGGGCAGTATCTGTCCGGTCGCAAGACCATCCCGCTGCCGGCGCACCGGCGTCCCGGTATCGGCCGGGAGATGGTTATCCGCGGCGCGCGGCAGAACAATCTGAAAAACATTGACGTGCATATCCCGCTGGGGCGGCTGGTGAGTATCACCGGCGTTTCCGGTTCGGGTAAAAGCACGCTGGTCAATGAGATTTTATTCAAGAAAATGGCCCAGGCGTTTAACGGGGCGCGCGAAAAACCCGGCGACCATGACGGCATTGACGGCCTGGAGTACATAGACAAGGTCATCGCCATTGACCAGTCGCCCATCGGCCGCACCCCGCGCAGCAATCCGGCCACCTATACCGGCGCTTTTACCCCCATCCGCGACATTTTCGCCACCGTGCCGGAAGCCCGGGTACGGGGTTATAACTCCGGACGCTTTTCCTTTAACGTCAAGGGCGGCCGTTGTGAGGCCTGCAGCGGTGAAGGTTTTATTGAAATTGAGATGCAGTTTTTGCCGGACGTCACCGTGCCCTGCGAGGTCTGCCACGGTCAGCGCTATTCCCGCGAAGTGCTGGATATCCGCTTTAAGGGTCAGAATATCGCCGACGTGCTGAACATGACGGTGGATCATGCGCTGGACTTTTTCACCAACGTGCCGTCAATTAAAAACAAACTTAAAAGCATGCACGATGTCGGCCTGGGTTATATCCGGCTGGGTCAGCCGGCGCCGACGCTCTCCGGCGGCGAGGCTCAGCGGATCAAGCTGGCGACGGAACTGGCGCGCCGCCCGTCGGGGCATACGCTGTATATTCTGGATGAACCGACGACGGGCCTGTCCTTTGATGACGTCGCCGCCTTGCTTAAGGTCATGCAACGGCTGGTGGACGCCGGTAATTCCGTGGTCGTCATTGAACACCAGCTGGATATCATCAAAAACGCCGACTGGATCGTGGACCTTGGGCCGGGCGCGGGCCACCGCGGCGGGGAAATCGTGGCAGCAGGCACGCCGGAAGAAATCGCCCAGGTCAAAGCCTCAGCAACCGGGGAATACCTAAAAAAGGTGCTGAAGTAG
- a CDS encoding DUF6629 family protein: MCFSAGASFAAGAVISATGVATMRKARRPDQRLFAAIPFIFGLQQLSEGVVWVTLRSGEQAALQDAAAHIYLWAALVIWPVVVPLAMFLMERVRERKLILTGLLAGGVTVAAYYAYRLILFSVTPQIEGTHIIYRNDFPGGFGDIIFVLYLAATILSLFISSVSRMWVLAGLVLVSFIIAVFMFTQVLTSVWCFFAAIGSVVIYWILSAPDKRPVTAAAG, from the coding sequence ATGTGTTTTTCAGCCGGAGCCAGTTTTGCCGCCGGGGCTGTTATTTCTGCCACCGGGGTCGCCACCATGCGCAAGGCCCGGCGGCCGGACCAAAGGTTATTCGCCGCCATCCCGTTTATTTTCGGCCTCCAGCAATTGTCCGAGGGAGTGGTCTGGGTGACCCTGCGATCCGGCGAACAGGCCGCCCTGCAGGACGCCGCCGCTCATATTTACCTGTGGGCAGCGCTGGTAATCTGGCCGGTGGTGGTCCCGCTGGCAATGTTCCTGATGGAACGGGTCAGAGAGCGGAAGCTGATCCTGACCGGGCTGCTGGCCGGCGGCGTGACCGTGGCCGCCTACTACGCTTACCGGCTGATATTATTCAGCGTCACCCCGCAGATTGAGGGTACGCATATTATCTACCGCAATGATTTCCCCGGCGGCTTCGGGGATATTATCTTTGTGCTGTATCTGGCGGCCACCATCCTGTCCTTGTTCATCTCATCGGTCAGCAGAATGTGGGTGCTGGCAGGGCTGGTGCTGGTCTCTTTTATCATCGCCGTCTTCATGTTCACCCAGGTTTTGACCTCGGTCTGGTGTTTCTTCGCCGCTATCGGCAGTGTCGTCATTTACTGGATACTCAGCGCGCCGGATAAGCGGCCGGTGACGGCTGCGGCTGGTTAA
- a CDS encoding nucleotidyl transferase AbiEii/AbiGii toxin family protein — protein MKSNIAVSIQARLLTIARERGEEFNLLLTRYAMERFLYRLSVSEAGNRYLLKGALLFSLWFDSPHRPTRDIDLLEIGMANETYTISAIKEICRVRAADGIRFDPDSISVEQIREDDVYGGLRVKINGRLGNTRCNVQVDIGFGDAVTPGPEEIDFPVILAEQPVIKLRAYPRSTMIAEKLEAIVSLGMANSRVKDYYDLFALAGEDLPPESIAEAIVATFNRRRTPLPEDTPLGLSDEFAGDDGKRAMWSAFRSRNRIAAPELGHVVNGIRSFVTEPLRLAREQRH, from the coding sequence ATGAAAAGTAACATTGCTGTTTCCATCCAGGCCAGATTATTAACCATTGCCCGGGAACGTGGGGAAGAATTCAATTTGCTGCTTACCCGCTATGCTATGGAGCGTTTTCTCTACCGTCTGTCTGTTTCTGAAGCCGGCAACCGCTATCTGCTTAAAGGTGCCCTGCTTTTTTCACTCTGGTTTGATTCTCCTCATCGGCCGACGCGGGATATTGATTTGCTGGAAATTGGTATGGCGAATGAGACTTATACCATCTCGGCAATAAAGGAAATTTGCAGAGTCAGGGCGGCTGACGGCATACGTTTTGATCCTGATTCAATCAGTGTTGAACAGATTAGAGAAGATGATGTGTACGGCGGCCTGAGGGTTAAAATTAATGGGAGACTCGGCAATACCCGCTGTAACGTTCAGGTGGATATAGGGTTTGGTGACGCGGTGACTCCTGGGCCGGAAGAGATTGATTTTCCGGTGATATTGGCCGAACAGCCCGTTATCAAGTTGCGGGCTTATCCCCGCTCAACGATGATTGCCGAAAAATTGGAAGCAATTGTCAGCTTGGGGATGGCTAATAGCCGGGTTAAGGACTATTATGATCTTTTTGCTTTGGCTGGCGAAGATCTCCCGCCGGAAAGTATCGCCGAAGCCATTGTAGCCACCTTCAATCGCCGCCGAACCCCGTTGCCGGAAGACACCCCGTTAGGATTGAGTGATGAGTTTGCGGGAGATGACGGGAAACGGGCAATGTGGTCTGCTTTTCGGTCTCGCAACCGCATAGCAGCGCCGGAGCTGGGTCATGTCGTGAATGGTATACGAAGTTTTGTCACCGAACCGTTGCGTTTGGCGCGGGAGCAGAGACATTAA
- a CDS encoding type IV toxin-antitoxin system AbiEi family antitoxin domain-containing protein, whose translation MEVKTQHIFARNKLITAGELTSAGMNRMRIKRMTERGELKRVAFGLYSLPGYLQSELGSLAAVSKRAPQVVFCLMTALAFHRLTTQAPFEVWIAIGNKAHPPRLDYPPLRVMRYSQDSLNAGVVTRLIDGIPVRITGIEKTVADCFKFRNKVGLDVAIEALKEALRAKKLDIDLLWKYASINRVKNVIKPYLEVLS comes from the coding sequence ATGGAAGTGAAAACTCAACACATATTTGCCAGGAATAAGCTGATTACTGCCGGGGAACTGACCTCTGCGGGAATGAATCGTATGCGGATAAAACGGATGACCGAACGCGGCGAGCTGAAACGGGTTGCTTTCGGGCTGTATTCTTTGCCTGGTTACCTTCAGTCAGAGTTGGGATCACTGGCTGCGGTTTCAAAAAGAGCGCCGCAGGTAGTTTTTTGTCTCATGACTGCCCTTGCTTTTCACCGGCTTACTACCCAGGCGCCATTTGAGGTTTGGATCGCTATCGGTAATAAAGCACATCCCCCAAGACTGGATTATCCGCCACTGAGAGTAATGAGATATTCACAGGATTCTCTGAACGCCGGAGTCGTGACTCGTCTTATTGACGGCATACCGGTTCGGATAACTGGAATTGAGAAAACCGTTGCCGATTGTTTCAAATTCCGTAACAAGGTCGGTCTTGACGTGGCTATTGAAGCGTTGAAAGAGGCTCTCAGGGCGAAAAAGCTTGATATTGACCTTCTTTGGAAATATGCTTCAATCAATCGAGTAAAAAATGTCATCAAGCCATATCTGGAAGTGCTCTCATGA
- a CDS encoding plasmid pRiA4b ORF-3 family protein — protein sequence MFYEIKITLMYLDPPVWRTVLVPSNTNLRKFHRIIQRAMGWTESHLYMYEIGRERYGDPDPEWGPDIMDSRKMTLDKVFTDGRKSFTYEYDMGDGWRHEIKLLRAVDSEAGAKQRVIAGARACPPEDVGGPPGYINLLVTLSDPESEDYEEMVEWLGGEFDPNEFDLAAADEVVRKVR from the coding sequence ATGTTCTATGAAATCAAGATCACTCTGATGTACCTGGATCCGCCGGTCTGGCGGACGGTACTGGTTCCCTCCAACACTAATCTGCGCAAGTTCCACCGCATCATCCAGCGGGCTATGGGCTGGACCGAATCCCACCTGTATATGTATGAAATTGGCCGGGAACGCTATGGTGATCCGGATCCTGAATGGGGCCCGGACATCATGGACTCCCGCAAAATGACGTTGGATAAGGTATTCACCGACGGCAGAAAGTCGTTTACATATGAATATGACATGGGGGACGGCTGGCGGCATGAAATCAAGTTGCTGCGGGCCGTGGATAGTGAGGCGGGGGCTAAACAGCGCGTCATAGCCGGGGCCAGAGCCTGTCCGCCGGAGGACGTCGGCGGGCCGCCCGGGTATATTAATCTGTTGGTAACGCTGTCTGATCCGGAAAGCGAAGACTACGAGGAGATGGTGGAGTGGCTGGGTGGCGAGTTTGATCCGAATGAATTTGACCTGGCGGCGGCAGACGAAGTGGTCAGGAAGGTGAGATAG
- a CDS encoding HD domain-containing protein has protein sequence MYHDFLLKIFEAASLQRWNDKLRPTMLTELDKQSHKMIISYVLAKYEESAGNDVDWIALIERGLFELIRRITTTDIKPPIFHKIKSVPEQYNTLNAWVYEQTNQYFDGFPNEIGDRYKKFIFNTQTDQVDKILEAAHFYATKWEYEIVERANPDDFERNSIRGSIDAEVYKYFNLDGIKRLIKRESIKDFVDLCGALRFQKRWSHLDRVPQTSVLGHMLVVAIYSYIFSIERQICEKGRVTNYLTGLFHDLPEALTRDIISPVKHGTGIAELLKQYEVEQMEKEVFKKIPPEWHNEISRFTKNEFSDTIIEGDQEREVRCEELVNEYNDDRYTPRDGTLVKTCDLMAAFLEAYLAKTNGLASDKYTDAMRNIYNKLESDSIGSFNIKRFLLNLEPCLK, from the coding sequence ATGTATCATGATTTTCTACTAAAAATATTTGAAGCTGCCAGTCTTCAAAGGTGGAATGATAAATTACGTCCCACAATGCTCACCGAACTTGATAAACAGTCCCATAAAATGATTATCAGCTATGTATTAGCAAAATATGAGGAGTCAGCAGGTAACGATGTAGACTGGATTGCTTTAATTGAACGTGGGCTATTTGAACTCATAAGAAGGATAACTACAACTGATATTAAACCCCCAATATTTCACAAAATCAAATCGGTTCCGGAACAGTATAATACGTTGAATGCATGGGTGTACGAACAGACAAATCAATATTTTGATGGATTTCCAAATGAAATTGGTGATCGCTACAAAAAATTTATTTTTAATACTCAAACTGATCAAGTTGATAAAATTCTTGAGGCAGCGCATTTTTATGCAACAAAATGGGAATATGAGATTGTCGAAAGAGCAAATCCTGACGACTTTGAGCGAAATAGCATTAGAGGCTCCATTGACGCGGAAGTTTACAAATATTTCAATTTAGACGGTATAAAACGTCTTATAAAACGGGAATCAATAAAAGATTTTGTCGATTTATGTGGTGCATTACGCTTTCAAAAGAGATGGTCTCATTTGGACCGGGTCCCACAAACCTCAGTATTAGGCCACATGCTGGTTGTTGCCATTTATTCGTACATATTTTCAATTGAACGTCAGATTTGTGAAAAAGGAAGAGTCACGAACTACTTGACAGGATTATTTCACGATTTGCCTGAAGCTCTGACCAGAGACATTATTTCCCCCGTTAAACACGGAACTGGAATTGCAGAATTATTAAAACAATATGAAGTTGAACAAATGGAAAAAGAAGTTTTCAAAAAGATTCCACCTGAATGGCATAACGAGATTAGTCGTTTTACAAAAAACGAGTTTTCCGACACAATAATTGAAGGTGACCAGGAACGCGAAGTTCGTTGTGAGGAACTCGTTAATGAATATAACGATGATAGGTACACTCCTCGGGATGGCACTCTTGTTAAAACTTGCGATCTGATGGCAGCTTTTCTTGAAGCCTATTTAGCTAAGACAAATGGCTTAGCGAGTGATAAATATACAGATGCAATGCGCAATATCTACAACAAATTAGAATCGGATTCCATAGGCAGTTTCAACATTAAACGTTTTTTGTTGAACTTAGAGCCGTGCTTGAAATAA